CTGCTTAACAGGAAAAAAAAGCAGAATTTTTTCCCCAAACATCTATAACCAACTTTCTAGTGCTCATCTATATACTATGCTGGCTTCCAGTTTTGGCCAGACACTTTGTTTGATGCCATTTACCAGATTAGAGGTGGGAATGCCTGATTGCTTTCGCGGTCATCAATTGAGGCCATTGTCACGTCCAGTGAACTTGTTCATTGATAGTGTGAAGTAGATGAGTAGTATTGTTCCCATGCTTGATCTGTAAAAGTTGAGGATAATGAAAATGTCAGTCAGTAATTGTCCTTCAAGAAAGAGAAACTGAGATTAGTCAGAGATGTACAGCTTCAGGATAAAAATTCATGGTATCTTGTGGGATTTGTTTTGACTTGCATATGTATAAAGTGTAGCGTATATATCTAGTGAAGGCCATTACCAAAACTTATCATTATCAATCTCCTTGTTTCTAATTTATAGATTGATAATCCTAACTCCTCTCCTTGAGCAGTGGTCCAGGATCCTTGAATTTTCCAAGTCATCCTCTGGAAATGCTAAAAGACATCCTTTGAGTGGAAGATAGGGTTAACAAAACGGTGGCCTGGCCTGCCATGACTTTTGGTTCCCTTTGTTATTAGAATATCAGTCAATAGATTGCAGAGGATCTATAAATATATCAGCTGGACTCGAGCATGCTTAGACTAATATACTAAATCCAGCTtataaaaagaggaaaaaatcaGTCATCTGCCATCTGGTTTTGGATTCTTTTGCCCCAAACATTTTtctctaaaataaataaacggGAAGTGAAACGGACTTACAATGTGGCAAAGAAGAAAAGGATTCTTCTGGGGTCAACAGTCCAAGAGGGAGAAGATGATCGTCTTAAACTGAATCTTCTGCTGGCGGTGCTGATCCTGCTTTCGGTTGGTCCGGCAAGGCTGCCGGTCATGATAGTTATGGGATTATGAACTTGTGGGCTGTGGGAGTGCTCGGTGGCGCCCACCACCGCCACCATCGGCTTTTCAGGCGTGCTACTGCTACCCCCTTGCAATAAAGAAGCTGCAATGAAACCATGCAGAAAATTACAATATAGCACGTGGTTAAGAAGCCTCCCATCTCCTATTGTGATCCTAACTCTTAGCTTCTAATGTTACCTGCATGTGCAGGAAATGCCATGACCTGATGACAGAATAGaaaccttaaaaaaaaataataatggaaccACAAAAGGAATGACAGTCTTTTAGGGTGCATATTAAAAATAGCAGACTTGGAAAAAAGCCATGTTCAAAGTCCCATTTCTCAAGGAAAGTGGACAACTCCAACTCCAACCCCAAATATTTAAATGTCACCCAAAATGAGATATGGTATGTCTGCTAGCAGAATAGAAAGCAAAGAATTAATTATATGTTGCAATTTTGGATTACGTGCAGCATTCAGAAAAGCTTCACATGCCCTTGTGGTTTTGTTCTGTATGGTATCATTTCTCTTTTGTTATGGAAATTGAACTCGGGATTCTATCTTTCGAACAATTCTCAAACTTTTTAACCGTTATGACTGAATTCATTGCAGATAAAATGATAGTAGCTTACTGGAGCCCCGACCTTCTTTAGCTTCTCTGCTGGAGTATTTTATCCAAGAAACTGCCAGTCATATCAATTATTATGAGGAATAATGACCTAGGAAGCCGCCTCAAGTATTATTAGGTAATTAAAATTCTCTTTTTATATAATGACGATGAAGATAAATCCACATGGTATGACAAAAACGGTGGCTGGGGGTGGGGGCGGGGGGTTATCCAGCTTCCAATTGCGTTACTTAAAAGGCTGGCTGTTAATGGATTGATGGCAAGTACGTGGCGCAGTTTTCGGCATGACAAGTACCTATggaattattaatatttttgtcAGTGTTTCCCTTTGTATTTACATTATTGCCCCTATCAAACTAACCGTCTAAATCACTCCTCCTTCTGAGACGTCCCATGAACATGGAACCCAGTCTCTGTGCCTATATCAGATCGATCTTATGCCAGAGTTCATTTTGAATTATTGTACATAAGaaaccattaaaaaaaaaaagaaagcaagaaagaaagagagaaaccaATATGATTTTTTACAATGTCAAAGCAAGAGGATTGACGATAAGGAAAATTTAGTTATACAAGTGATTTGACCTCTTGGACTTTTTTTAACTTGGATACAGACAAGGTCTGGGTTGAAAAACAGATCCTACAAATGTTTGAATTGATGCTTCAGAAATGAGATGAGCCAAAAGGATTTTAATGCAGTGAAGAATCTGATTCCATTTCATTTGGAAGCTACAGCCTGCAGAATGGAGGAAAATTGACAGGTTTTGTTACTGCCAATTCCTCTTTGTCATTTTAGTGAACAGAGAAAATGGCCTTGATAACAAAAATTTTTGGCACACGTACTCAAATAACTTGGGATAAATTCTTGAGGAAGCCAAAATAGCAGCCCCAATTTTACTCCGAGATAGTAGTATAATTGTTGGGTTTGAGTTTTATCCCATCAATcgtttatttgaataaaatccTAGCCCATATTATCATGATTGAATACATGATACATATGCAAAAtcttaattttaaatttaaattaagatTAATTATTATGCATCTAACCGTGCATTGACAATGCATCAAAGATTAATTATGAAAGTAATTATGACAGAGAAACGGTTCCAAAACATGGTCACGTTTTGATGATCAATGTAATTACTTCACGTAGACGCCAAGCTCTTTGACAATATTCTAGCCATCCCAACAAATCTTCCTTGATTTTTCaggaagtaatttttttttctctttgggTAAAAGAACAAttatcaagagagagagagagagagagagttgcttGCTTACCTCTTGGTGAAATTGCAATGGAGCCATAGTCTCTCTCACCATTGGCAATGGGATTGGACTTCTTTTCGCCACCTCGCTGCTGCGACGCTTTTCTTGAAAGGCTTCtctgtaactttttttttttttttttttttaatccacaAATTGACAAGCGTATATTAGGGACAAAAAGCACATCCTTTATAAATTCTAGCAATCGTCTTTCTAAACCTACTGTAGCAATTGCTCAAAAAAAATGTTTATCATTTTAAGTACTAGACTTTCCAAGGTTGAGGTTGGTCGGCGTTTGCTGAAACTGATGACGACTAAAATTCTGTGGAATGGGAATATTGCTAGCCTCTTTATTTTCAACGTTTCATAAATGAACAGAAGCCATAATGAATAGGCATTTAAGTGAGCTTTCAAGGTAGGCAAAAAAGGCAGTAGTATTtagagaaagaaaatggaagagaaATGATGGTCAAGACCAAATAGGAAAATACGAAGAAAAATATAAACATATTTTGAGCCATAAGTAAAGCTTCATAAGATGCAGAATGATTGCAAAGAGAATTGTAGAGTATATTAATCAAGGAGAAGAAGTAACTGTAATTCTGGAGTTGGCTTTGATATCTTTGTCAGTACTGAGATGTGATGCGAAACGCTCTATATCCACTATGAAGCTATCAGATGCTTTCCGGGCTGTGTAGTCCTCCACACCATTTGTTTGATGGGAAACTGATATTTCCTGGGCACCTTTGTCTACCAATTCACTGACTTCATTGATTGAGCTCAGATTCTCAGACCCCATATGTTCCTGCAGCTGCATAATTGTCCAAGACAAGGACATGCAGATAAATTAACTTTACTTATCCAACATCATATTAATTGGAGAACcctaaagagagagagagagagagagagagagagagagagagagagagagagagaggcagaGAGAAGTGAAGAAAGAAATCGATTCGGTTTTGAAGAAGTAGTCCTATCAGGGGGTTCCAACTTCCAACTTCCAACGAAGCGGTTGTGGAAACAATCTAGAAGAGTAGACATgaagaaaatacaaaattatagTAATAGAAAGGTACAAGCGAGAAGAAGCTCTGGTTACCAGCTTTGGATTTTCCATAATTCCCCAACAACTTCCGACTTTCGGAGGGGAAAGATGGTGAAAACAAGAAGGCCAGAGAGAAgattgagagaaaaagagatttGGAGGGTGACACTAACACCAACTTGCGTACCCCCAGTTGGCCGAGGGCAAAATCACTATCTACTAGTACCTGATCCCATTTGATGCCAAAAAAACAATTAGCAAG
This portion of the Coffea arabica cultivar ET-39 chromosome 2e, Coffea Arabica ET-39 HiFi, whole genome shotgun sequence genome encodes:
- the LOC113730839 gene encoding uncharacterized protein isoform X1, producing MENPKLLQEHMGSENLSSINEVSELVDKGAQEISVSHQTNGVEDYTARKASDSFIVDIERFASHLSTDKDIKANSRITLQRSLSRKASQQRGGEKKSNPIANGERDYGSIAISPRASLLQGGSSSTPEKPMVAVVGATEHSHSPQVHNPITIMTGSLAGPTESRISTASRRFSLRRSSSPSWTVDPRRILFFFATLSSMGTILLIYFTLSMNKFTGRDNGLN
- the LOC113730839 gene encoding uncharacterized protein isoform X2, encoding MENPKLEHMGSENLSSINEVSELVDKGAQEISVSHQTNGVEDYTARKASDSFIVDIERFASHLSTDKDIKANSRITLQRSLSRKASQQRGGEKKSNPIANGERDYGSIAISPRASLLQGGSSSTPEKPMVAVVGATEHSHSPQVHNPITIMTGSLAGPTESRISTASRRFSLRRSSSPSWTVDPRRILFFFATLSSMGTILLIYFTLSMNKFTGRDNGLN
- the LOC113730839 gene encoding uncharacterized protein isoform X3 codes for the protein MGSENLSSINEVSELVDKGAQEISVSHQTNGVEDYTARKASDSFIVDIERFASHLSTDKDIKANSRITLQRSLSRKASQQRGGEKKSNPIANGERDYGSIAISPRASLLQGGSSSTPEKPMVAVVGATEHSHSPQVHNPITIMTGSLAGPTESRISTASRRFSLRRSSSPSWTVDPRRILFFFATLSSMGTILLIYFTLSMNKFTGRDNGLN